The Acidobacteriota bacterium nucleotide sequence GAAATCCGCTTGCCGGCGCACTTGCTCGCGCAGTTGGGTGACTTCGCTCACCAGGCTCCGCTTGTCGAGCACCTTGGCGATGCGCAGGTCGAGCTCTTTCGGCTCGAAGGGTTTTTGCAAGTAGTCGTCGGCCCCGAGCTTGGAGGCGCGGAAGATGATGTCCGGGTCGTTCTGCCCGGAGATGATGATGACCGAGACATCCTGCTTGATCTGCTTGATCCGCTCCAGCGTCTCGATGCCGGTGATGCCCTGCATCGCCATATCGAGCAGGACGAGTGCGGGATCGTAGACGCGGAACATGCGGATCGCCTCCTCTCCGCTGCCGACGATCGAGACCTCATACCGCTTGGAGAGATGGGAATCGAGATACCGTGCCATCGACTGGTCGTCATCGACGATCATCACGCGCACCTTGGGGGGAACTGTCACCAGGGGGGAACCTCCGTGAACCGTCTGCCCGGCCAAATAGTGGCAGGGCGATATCCACCAGAACTTGGATGCAAATCCTTGGCAGCCGCTGTCTCGCCCCAGCCAAAAATCACACTCGAAAACCTGGTCAACCTGCCGCTAATCAGACATTTCCGGGGATAGGGGCTCGGGCGTCCTGCGCGCGCATTGTACCGCAGTTCCAACCAGTGGAATCAGAGTCGCTACTCAGGCGGTGACCGCGCTGCGGCCGGCTTTGGCGCGCTCCACCGCGGCGGGGAGCGAGACCAGGAACTTGGCGCCCCTGCCGAGCTTGCTCGCGACGGAGATCGTGCCGCCATGGGCCTCGACGATGCGCTGGGTAATGGCCAGGCCGAGGCCGGCGCCCTGAGCAGGCGTCCGGCGGCCGACCCGTCCGAACTCGTGAAACCCAAAGCAGGCCCAGCAGCTCTGGCTAGTCTGATGCTGGGGGCGAGAAAAACGTCTATGGAAAAACGTCGAGGCCCAGGGTGGAAAAGCAAACGGCGGGCGCG carries:
- a CDS encoding ATP-binding protein, whose protein sequence is RPPFAFPPWASTFFHRRFSRPQHQTSQSCWACFGFHEFGRVGRRTPAQGAGLGLAITQRIVEAHGGTISVASKLGRGAKFLVSLPAAVERAKAGRSAVTA